A window of the Sabethes cyaneus chromosome 1, idSabCyanKW18_F2, whole genome shotgun sequence genome harbors these coding sequences:
- the LOC128745477 gene encoding odorant receptor 4-like, which translates to MVKGASPESVVMAPPLEFSTTFDFTIKVQKTIGIPCCFEPYLGRLREKLSTNATFIMSFVMLSYCVLGQLINVLLLLIGHRETEEAVEEIAIQIVCTMFCITGLVKMYGLARHRNLLAAIIRQLQTMWDEEILTPADRQLCDKVLRPTMAITAFAAIGNIVMASIFNFLPVAEMIFSKWQTDDWKRLQPYVIWFPFDATGSWWYYLVYLFEVYSGYIVAVSNVGTNCIFCLLCAHLTMQFRLLNRALEVMIKPEEDNYGCGLRNVKQNLGILVKRHQSLLRAKETMDTVFSVTFFLNFAASTILICVQAFLMLIADFYVITKMAFFMGCCLVEIFFLCYYGDEVHQFSTELALAVYNCRWYHQYEAGGGDSRFGRNLIPIMLRAQRPMKLMAWKFWPITINSFGSILNASWSYFTLLRTFVK; encoded by the exons ATGGTGAAAGGAGCAAG TCCCGAGTCAGTGGTGATGGCACCTCCGCTAGAGTTCAGTACCACATTCGACTTCACCATCAAAGTGCAAAAGACGATCG GCATTCCGTGCTGTTTCGAACCGTACCTGGGCAGGCTGCGCGAAAAATTATCAACCAATGCCACTTTCATAATGTCCTTCGTGATGCTATCCTACTGCGTTCTGGGACAGCTGATTAATGTGCTCTTGCTGCTGATCGGACACCGTGAAACGGAAGAAGCCGTAGAGGAAATCGCCATCCAGATCGTGTGCACCATGTTCTGCATTACTGGCCTGGTGAAAATGTACGGACTGGCTCGCCACCGGAACCTCCTGGCGGCGATCATCCGTCAGTTGCAGACCATGTGGGACGAAGAG ATACTGACGCCGGCAGACCGGCAACTGTGCGACAAGGTGCTCCGTCCAACGATGGCCATCACCGCTTTCGCCGCCATCGGCAACATTGTGATGGCGTCCATTTTTAACTTCCTACCGGTGGCGGAAATGATTTTCAGCAAGTGGCAAACGGACGACTGGAAGCGACTGCAACCGTACGTGATTTGGTTTCCGTTCGACGCGACCGGTAGCTGGTGGTACTATCTTGTGTACCTGTTCGAGGTGTACTCCGGTTACATTGTGGCCGTAAGCAATGTG GGAACCAACTGTATCTTCTGTTTGCTGTGCGCTCATCTGACCATGCAATTCCGGTTACTGAATCGTGCTTTAGAAGTTATGATAAAACCGGAAGAAGACAACTATGGATGCGGACTCcggaatgtgaaacaaaatttgggtATATTGGTAAAACGTCATCAGAGTTTATTGAG AGCAAAGGAAACGATGGACACCGTCTTTAGTGTAACATTTTTCTTGAACTTTGCTGCTAGTACTATCCTAATCTGTGTGCAGGCTTTCCTAATGCTT ATTGCTGATTTCTACGTCATCACGAAAATGGCCTTCTTCATGGGATGCTGCCTGGTGGAAATATTCTTTCTCTGCTACTACGGTGATGAGGTGCATCAATTT AGCACCGAGCTGGCGCTGGCTGTCTACAACTGCCGCTGGTATCACCAGTACGAGGCAGGTGGTGGTGATTCACGGTTTGGCAGAAATTTGATCCCCATCATGCTGCGGGCCCAGCGACCGATGAAGCTGATGGCGTGGAAATTTTGGCCCATTACCATCAACAGCTTCGGTTCG ATTCTGAATGCATCCTGGTCGTATTTCACATTGTTGCGAACCTTCGTCAAGTAA